The Miscanthus floridulus cultivar M001 chromosome 7, ASM1932011v1, whole genome shotgun sequence genome includes a region encoding these proteins:
- the LOC136467623 gene encoding uncharacterized protein has translation MVVYTQEHVYRHPWDRVTAAAWRKFTDPASRTALSHVADVHTLHRRLDSDTGRLHAARSITVRSPPLPFILRRLLPSAAASPNGAALCHCVETSLVDAQRRAMDVVVRNVSLRGLIEVEERASYRPHPDRPDDWTQFRQETTIRCRPLAALAAVAEKVETRCAERFLQNSAKGREVVERICRYLEAESAGAAPSVI, from the coding sequence ATGGTGGTGTACACGCAGGAGCATGTGTACAGGCACCCGTGGGACCgggtgacggcggcggcgtggcgcaaGTTCACGGACCCGGCCTCCCGCACGGCGCTCTCCCACGTCGCCGACGTCCACACCCTCCACCGCCGCCTCGACTCCGACACGGGCCGCCTCCACGCCGCGCGCTCCATCACCGTGCGGTCCCCGCCGCTCCCTTTcatcctccgccgcctcctcccgtCCGCCGCGGCGTCCCCGAACGGCGCCGCGCTCTGCCACTGCGTCGAGACCTCGCTCGTGGACGCCCAGCGCCGAGCCATGGACGTCGTCGTGCGCAACGTCAGCCTCCGGGGCCTCATCGAGGTCGAGGAGCGCGCCTCCTACAGGCCACACCCGGACCGGCCCGACGACTGGACGCAGTTCAGGCAGGAGACCACGATCCGGTGCCGCCCGCTCGCGgccctcgccgccgtcgccgagaAGGTCGAGACCCGGTGCGCCGAGAGGTTCCTGCAGAATAGCGCCAAGGGGAGGGAGGTCGTCGAGCGTATCTGCCGGTACCTCGAGGCCGAGTCCGCCGGCGCCGCGCCCTCCGTAATCTGA